In Chitinibacter sp. SCUT-21, a single genomic region encodes these proteins:
- the dapB gene encoding 4-hydroxy-tetrahydrodipicolinate reductase has product MTMKIAIAGASGRMGRMLIEAVVNAPDAELFAALDRAGSDSIGTDATAFLGTNSGVLISSDLAALNGADVIIDFTRPEGTLEHLKACQEYGVNMIIGTTGFDEAGRAAVATASEKIAIVSAYNMSVGVNLVFKLLEVAAGVLNQGYDVEIVEMHHKHKVDAPSGTAIAMGEAVTKAWDKALKDIAVWSREGITGERQDGTIGFATLRGGDVIGDHTVVFAGAGERVEITHKASNRTIYAQGSLRAARFLAGKTAGHFNMQDVLGLN; this is encoded by the coding sequence ATGACGATGAAAATCGCCATTGCAGGCGCGAGCGGCCGTATGGGTCGCATGTTGATCGAAGCGGTCGTAAATGCGCCTGATGCTGAACTTTTCGCCGCGCTTGATCGCGCAGGCAGCGACAGCATCGGTACCGATGCCACTGCTTTTTTGGGTACAAATAGCGGCGTGCTAATTAGTAGCGATTTAGCTGCACTGAATGGCGCCGATGTCATTATTGACTTCACCCGCCCTGAAGGCACGCTTGAACACCTAAAAGCCTGCCAAGAATATGGCGTGAATATGATTATTGGTACGACCGGCTTTGACGAAGCTGGCCGCGCTGCGGTGGCCACTGCCAGCGAAAAAATCGCGATTGTGTCGGCTTACAATATGAGCGTGGGCGTCAACTTGGTGTTCAAACTGCTAGAAGTTGCCGCAGGTGTGCTCAATCAAGGTTACGATGTTGAAATCGTTGAAATGCACCACAAGCACAAAGTTGATGCGCCATCAGGCACTGCGATTGCCATGGGTGAAGCAGTAACCAAAGCTTGGGATAAAGCGCTGAAAGACATCGCAGTATGGTCACGTGAAGGCATTACCGGCGAGCGCCAAGACGGCACGATTGGCTTTGCTACACTGCGCGGCGGCGATGTGATTGGTGATCATACCGTGGTATTTGCTGGCGCGGGCGAGCGTGTCGAGATCACTCATAAAGCAAGCAATCGCACCATTTATGCACAAGGCAGTTTGCGCGCTGCGCGCTTTTTGGCGGGCAAAACAGCAGGCCACTTCAATATGCAGGATGTGTTAGGTTTAAATTAA
- the fur gene encoding ferric iron uptake transcriptional regulator — MSKAAELKGMGLKATGPRLKILNLFETSAERHLTAEDVYRLLLAEEIDVGLATVYRVLTQFEQAGILVRHHFETGKSVFELNHGDHHDHLVCVKCGKVEEFFDPEIEARQDAIAEKHGFQIQEHEMYLYGICGECQDKGKK, encoded by the coding sequence ATGAGCAAAGCAGCTGAATTAAAAGGCATGGGTTTAAAGGCTACCGGACCGCGCCTGAAGATCCTTAATTTATTTGAAACCAGCGCCGAGCGTCACCTAACCGCCGAGGATGTATATCGCCTATTGCTAGCCGAAGAAATTGATGTGGGCTTAGCAACGGTATATCGTGTGCTCACGCAATTTGAACAAGCCGGTATTTTGGTTCGCCATCATTTTGAAACGGGCAAATCGGTATTCGAGCTCAATCACGGTGATCATCATGATCACTTGGTGTGTGTGAAATGTGGCAAGGTCGAAGAGTTTTTTGACCCCGAAATTGAAGCACGCCAAGACGCGATTGCGGAAAAACACGGCTTTCAAATTCAAGAGCATGAAATGTACCTTTATGGCATTTGTGGCGAATGCCAAGACAAAGGCAAAAAATAA
- a CDS encoding Cof-type HAD-IIB family hydrolase has protein sequence MHTMIVTDLDGTLLDSEHKVDPYTAETFQALAAQGINITIATGRHFLDVKGIRSVLGVPAHLITSNGARVHAPNDEEIYAENIDPALARTLMQPEFSAGSLLNAYVDEGWLVERDCPELVGVYYKDSGFGYQVCDLKNHSGEGMAKILYIGEHAQLTEIEAKILAQYRDQVYITFSAHDCLEVMAPTVSKGHALQAVLSRLDSDKTHCIAFGDGQNDIEMLGVAGTAFVMANASEKLKAAHPNLPMIGSNENHGVATQLRSMFKL, from the coding sequence ATGCACACGATGATTGTTACCGACCTCGATGGCACTTTGCTCGACTCAGAACACAAAGTCGATCCGTATACCGCCGAAACGTTTCAGGCGCTTGCGGCGCAAGGCATCAACATCACTATCGCCACCGGTCGTCACTTTCTCGATGTGAAGGGCATCCGCAGCGTTTTAGGCGTTCCCGCGCATTTGATCACTTCCAACGGCGCACGCGTGCATGCGCCCAATGATGAAGAAATCTACGCCGAAAATATAGATCCGGCCTTGGCTAGAACGCTGATGCAACCTGAATTTTCTGCCGGTTCACTGCTCAATGCCTACGTCGATGAAGGCTGGCTCGTCGAGCGCGACTGCCCTGAATTGGTCGGTGTGTATTACAAAGATTCGGGCTTTGGCTATCAAGTGTGCGATTTGAAAAACCACTCCGGCGAAGGCATGGCCAAAATTTTGTATATTGGCGAGCACGCTCAATTAACTGAAATCGAAGCCAAAATCTTGGCCCAGTACCGCGATCAAGTGTACATCACGTTCTCAGCGCATGATTGCCTAGAAGTCATGGCGCCCACCGTATCCAAAGGGCACGCATTGCAAGCGGTATTAAGCCGGCTCGATTCTGATAAAACACATTGCATCGCCTTTGGCGACGGGCAAAATGATATTGAAATGCTCGGCGTGGCCGGTACAGCGTTTGTAATGGCCAACGCGAGTGAAAAATTGAAAGCCGCGCACCCCAATCTGCCGATGATCGGTAGTAATGAAAATCATGGCGTGGCAACACAATTACGCAGTATGTTTAAACTCTAA
- the bamE gene encoding outer membrane protein assembly factor BamE: MKARILTVIISSSLFLTGCSVVNFITPYKLDIPQGNEVTEDQLANLKVGMTPSQVRFVLGTPLLVDPFHQNNWEYIYRDQRSGSLKEQKRLTVFFENNLVTKWQGDVLPEPPARKAIKNNASAPLKDDDLMRMKADPSNVGSKEIEVKPLIDKGF; this comes from the coding sequence ATGAAGGCTAGAATCTTAACTGTTATCATCAGTAGCAGCCTGTTTTTAACTGGCTGCAGCGTAGTCAATTTCATCACGCCGTATAAGCTCGACATTCCTCAAGGTAATGAAGTGACGGAAGATCAGCTTGCCAATTTGAAGGTCGGGATGACACCGTCTCAGGTTCGTTTTGTTCTGGGCACGCCACTATTGGTTGACCCATTTCATCAAAACAACTGGGAATATATTTACCGCGATCAACGTTCTGGCTCACTGAAAGAGCAAAAACGCCTGACGGTATTCTTTGAAAATAATCTGGTCACCAAGTGGCAGGGCGATGTACTCCCCGAACCTCCTGCCCGTAAAGCCATCAAAAATAATGCCAGCGCGCCACTTAAAGACGACGATTTAATGCGAATGAAGGCTGATCCAAGTAATGTGGGCAGCAAAGAAATCGAAGTCAAACCACTGATAGATAAAGGATTCTAA
- a CDS encoding DUF2817 domain-containing protein, which yields MPHFAQLTQLEHLIMQAPACVRVGMHGEIAYKEQRYPLYSLTIGNAAPSAPVLGFFGGVHGLERIGCQIVLSLLASLFVRLQWDSSLQRQLEKIRLVFMPLINPVGMARGTRCNHDGIDLMRNAPIEAAHRVPFLMGGHRISRVLPWYRGAANTAMAQENQALCQLVQDQLLNSPFSLALDCHSGFGLRDRLWFPYAYTQEPIAHLAEVFALTELFQRSYPYHPYLIEPQSQQYMTHGDIWDYLYQQHLAQSDRVFLPLTLEMGSWLWIKKNPRQLFSIDGLFNPIVEHREQRVLRKHLILFEFLIHAVHDFEHWQVTSTERHTVQQKALQTWYSS from the coding sequence ATGCCCCATTTTGCTCAATTAACCCAACTGGAACACCTGATCATGCAAGCACCTGCCTGTGTTCGGGTGGGCATGCACGGCGAGATTGCATACAAAGAGCAACGCTATCCGCTGTATAGCTTAACAATCGGCAATGCTGCGCCGAGCGCCCCCGTACTCGGCTTCTTTGGCGGGGTTCATGGCCTGGAACGAATTGGCTGCCAAATTGTGCTGTCCTTACTGGCTAGCCTATTCGTGCGCTTGCAGTGGGATAGCAGCTTGCAGCGGCAGCTAGAAAAAATCCGCCTGGTGTTTATGCCGCTGATTAATCCAGTAGGGATGGCGCGTGGCACGCGCTGCAATCACGATGGCATTGATCTGATGCGCAATGCGCCGATCGAGGCAGCCCATCGGGTGCCATTTTTGATGGGGGGACATCGCATTAGCCGAGTTTTGCCTTGGTATCGTGGCGCGGCAAATACTGCGATGGCGCAAGAAAACCAAGCACTATGCCAATTGGTACAAGATCAATTGCTCAATAGCCCATTTAGCCTGGCGCTCGATTGCCATTCTGGCTTTGGACTACGTGATCGCCTATGGTTTCCTTATGCTTACACCCAAGAACCAATCGCGCATCTGGCGGAGGTGTTCGCTTTAACCGAGTTATTTCAGCGCAGCTATCCCTATCACCCCTATCTGATCGAACCGCAATCACAACAATATATGACTCATGGTGATATTTGGGATTATCTCTACCAGCAGCATTTAGCGCAGTCAGATCGCGTGTTTTTACCTTTGACGCTGGAAATGGGGTCGTGGCTCTGGATTAAGAAAAATCCTCGTCAACTATTCTCGATTGATGGTTTATTTAACCCGATCGTTGAACACCGCGAACAACGTGTGCTACGCAAGCATCTGATCTTATTTGAATTTTTAATCCACGCCGTGCATGATTTTGAACACTGGCAAGTCACAAGCACTGAGCGCCACACTGTGCAGCAAAAAGCACTACAGACCTGGTATTCATCATGA
- a CDS encoding NAD(P)/FAD-dependent oxidoreductase has product MQQTDVVIIGAGAAGLMCAATAGQRGKQVVLVDHSTKLAEKIRISGGGRCNFTNLNIHPDCYLSNNPHFVKSALKQYTQHDFIALVYKHGLSFHEKTLGQLFCDQNSDGIIQMLKAEVEQGDVLWRMGTSVGAISQADGGGFIVETSQETWHCASLVIASGGLSIPQIGATAFGYEVAKQFGLKIVPQTAALVPLTFQAEDLWPELAGVAIEDAIVSCQNQQFREAVLFTHKGVSGPAILQISSYWQPGEVISIDLIPDLDLQEFLASANRDALLTTVLSDILPKRFLQVWLERKGEIKPLKQYSPKVLQALEAELHAWQVKPSGTLGYKKAEVTKGGVDTDELLSKTMMARNVPGLYFIGEVVDVTGWLGGYNFQWAWSSGYVAGMNI; this is encoded by the coding sequence ATGCAGCAAACAGACGTAGTAATCATTGGCGCGGGCGCCGCAGGTTTAATGTGCGCCGCGACTGCGGGGCAACGGGGCAAGCAAGTGGTGCTCGTCGATCACAGCACCAAGCTCGCTGAAAAAATCCGCATCTCCGGTGGTGGGCGCTGCAACTTTACCAATCTGAATATTCACCCCGATTGCTACCTGTCGAACAACCCGCATTTTGTGAAGTCGGCGCTCAAGCAATACACGCAGCACGATTTCATTGCGCTGGTGTATAAGCATGGCCTGAGTTTTCATGAGAAAACTTTGGGGCAATTGTTTTGCGACCAAAATTCGGACGGCATTATTCAAATGCTAAAAGCCGAAGTGGAGCAGGGCGATGTGCTCTGGCGTATGGGCACCAGCGTGGGGGCCATTAGCCAAGCCGACGGTGGCGGTTTTATCGTTGAGACCAGCCAAGAAACTTGGCATTGCGCATCGCTGGTGATTGCGAGCGGTGGCTTGTCGATTCCGCAAATCGGTGCGACTGCGTTTGGCTACGAAGTGGCCAAGCAATTTGGCCTAAAAATCGTGCCGCAAACGGCGGCATTGGTGCCGTTAACTTTTCAAGCCGAAGATTTGTGGCCCGAATTGGCTGGTGTGGCGATCGAAGATGCGATTGTTTCGTGCCAAAACCAGCAATTTCGCGAAGCGGTATTATTCACACACAAGGGCGTTTCTGGCCCTGCAATTCTGCAAATTTCCAGCTATTGGCAGCCGGGTGAAGTCATTTCGATCGACTTAATTCCGGATCTAGATTTGCAAGAATTTTTGGCCAGCGCCAATCGTGACGCGCTGTTAACGACCGTGTTAAGCGATATTTTACCCAAGCGTTTTCTGCAGGTATGGCTTGAAAGAAAAGGTGAAATAAAGCCTTTGAAGCAATACTCACCTAAAGTATTGCAAGCCTTAGAGGCGGAATTGCACGCATGGCAAGTCAAACCGTCGGGCACCTTGGGGTATAAAAAAGCCGAGGTGACCAAGGGTGGCGTTGATACGGATGAGCTGCTATCCAAGACCATGATGGCGCGCAATGTTCCAGGCCTTTATTTCATTGGTGAAGTGGTCGATGTGACCGGTTGGCTGGGCGGATACAATTTTCAATGGGCCTGGTCGTCGGGATATGTTGCAGGAATGAATATTTAG
- a CDS encoding glutathione peroxidase, translated as MRFAILLGGILISGLANAACSPILQHKFKTLQGQPFDLCQYAGKPILVVNTASKCGFTKQFTKLEQMYDKYKGRGLLVIGFPSNDFKQELESNAEIGDFCKLTYMVEFPMMEKSSVTGKSANPFYQQLIKASDTSPKWNFYKYLIAPDGKTVTAYSSMTEPDDKEIISKIEGWLPKK; from the coding sequence ATGCGCTTTGCAATACTACTTGGCGGTATTCTTATCAGTGGCTTGGCTAATGCTGCTTGCAGCCCAATACTCCAGCACAAATTTAAAACGCTGCAAGGCCAGCCTTTTGATCTGTGCCAGTATGCTGGTAAGCCGATTTTGGTCGTCAATACCGCAAGTAAATGCGGCTTTACCAAGCAATTTACCAAGCTGGAACAGATGTACGACAAGTACAAAGGCCGCGGCTTATTGGTGATTGGCTTTCCATCGAATGATTTCAAGCAAGAATTGGAGAGCAACGCCGAAATTGGCGATTTTTGTAAACTCACCTATATGGTCGAGTTTCCGATGATGGAAAAATCCAGCGTCACTGGCAAAAGCGCCAACCCATTCTATCAGCAGCTGATCAAAGCTTCTGACACCAGCCCGAAATGGAATTTCTACAAATACCTGATCGCGCCCGATGGCAAAACGGTCACGGCCTATAGCTCGATGACCGAACCTGATGACAAAGAAATCATCAGCAAAATCGAGGGCTGGTTGCCAAAGAAATAG
- a CDS encoding arginyltransferase has translation MNDTFRKHTVQLQFYATAPYPCSYLEDRAARSQVAVPSDLINTSVYSQLVEQGFRRSGQFVYRPWCDHCQACVPVRLPANQFQPNRTQRRVVQRNQNLKVRLMDLVFREEHFLLYQRYQQSRHAGGGMDQDNREQYESFLLRSNVASFLAEFIEDGQVRMVSLIDQLDDGISSVYTFFDPDMAARSLGVYNVVWQVGLAKQLGLPYVYLGYWIQECRKMSYKTQYQPIEGRINGEWIVLD, from the coding sequence ATGAACGACACTTTTCGTAAGCATACGGTGCAACTTCAGTTTTACGCGACCGCGCCGTATCCATGTAGTTATCTCGAAGATCGCGCCGCGCGCTCTCAGGTGGCTGTGCCTTCGGATTTAATCAATACCAGCGTCTATAGCCAGTTGGTCGAGCAAGGTTTTCGCCGTAGTGGCCAGTTTGTGTATCGCCCGTGGTGCGATCACTGCCAAGCCTGCGTCCCGGTGCGCCTTCCTGCCAATCAATTTCAGCCAAATCGTACACAGCGTCGTGTCGTGCAACGCAATCAAAATCTGAAAGTGCGGTTGATGGATTTGGTGTTTCGCGAGGAGCATTTTTTGTTGTATCAACGCTACCAGCAATCGCGGCACGCGGGTGGCGGGATGGATCAAGATAATCGCGAACAGTACGAAAGTTTTCTGTTGCGCAGTAATGTCGCTAGCTTTTTGGCCGAATTTATCGAAGATGGCCAAGTACGGATGGTCAGCCTAATTGATCAACTCGACGATGGTATTTCATCGGTCTACACCTTTTTTGATCCTGATATGGCGGCGCGCAGTTTGGGCGTTTACAACGTCGTATGGCAGGTTGGTCTGGCCAAGCAATTAGGCCTGCCCTATGTGTATTTGGGCTATTGGATTCAAGAATGCCGCAAGATGTCATACAAAACGCAGTATCAGCCGATCGAAGGGCGGATTAATGGCGAGTGGATTGTGCTGGATTGA
- the aat gene encoding leucyl/phenylalanyl-tRNA--protein transferase has protein sequence MIPWLDHRHQFPPLATALNEPNGLLAAGGDLAPGRVLAAYRRGIFPWFMPGEPILWWSPSPRMVLYPNELHIHRSLAKVLRNKPYRVTFDTAFRDVMQGCAEPRGAETGTWISPEMLEAYVALHEAGYAHSFECWMGDELVGGLYGMAIGKMFYGESMFARRADASKIAFVHAVQWLSAQGFGLIDCQMYTDHLARFGAREISRDDFIEQLEMLTAQYDVLGPWPYRYESLGAN, from the coding sequence ATGATTCCTTGGCTAGACCATCGCCACCAATTTCCGCCGCTAGCAACTGCGTTAAATGAACCCAATGGTTTGCTCGCCGCGGGCGGTGATCTAGCGCCAGGACGCGTTCTGGCCGCCTACCGTCGCGGCATTTTTCCGTGGTTTATGCCTGGCGAGCCGATTCTATGGTGGAGCCCTAGCCCGCGGATGGTGCTTTACCCAAATGAATTACATATTCATCGCTCTCTAGCCAAAGTGCTGCGCAATAAACCCTATCGGGTTACTTTTGATACCGCGTTTCGCGACGTGATGCAGGGCTGTGCTGAGCCACGCGGCGCTGAAACCGGAACTTGGATCTCTCCCGAGATGCTCGAAGCCTACGTGGCCTTGCACGAGGCCGGTTACGCGCACAGTTTTGAATGCTGGATGGGCGACGAACTCGTCGGCGGACTTTACGGCATGGCGATCGGCAAAATGTTCTATGGTGAATCAATGTTTGCGCGCCGTGCAGATGCATCGAAAATTGCCTTTGTGCATGCGGTACAGTGGTTGAGTGCGCAGGGTTTTGGCTTGATTGATTGCCAAATGTACACCGACCACTTAGCTCGATTTGGCGCGCGGGAAATTAGCCGCGACGATTTTATCGAGCAACTTGAAATGTTAACGGCGCAATATGATGTGCTTGGCCCATGGCCATATCGCTATGAATCACTAGGCGCCAACTAA
- a CDS encoding alpha/beta hydrolase: protein MSTWVLLRGLMREKRHWGDFATLLQAQCPCDEIVSIEWPGNGRLHQQPSFSRIEIMAEYIQQSLDNMGHTGQYHVVAISLGAMAAIEWAYSYPHNIASCTLINTSLRNYNPYSQRLRYQNWPNIVKLLFMPAIAREQIILQLTSQNPPTNTLAQWQHYAQQYPITACNAARQLLAATRYQAKNAAPPVPLLLLNGQQDRLVSPECSVAIARAWQVPLRTHPEAGHDLSLDAPDWVIAQIKDVFFKKTEPI, encoded by the coding sequence ATGAGCACATGGGTGTTATTACGCGGCCTCATGCGCGAAAAACGGCATTGGGGTGATTTTGCGACATTACTACAAGCGCAGTGTCCTTGTGACGAGATTGTGAGTATTGAATGGCCGGGTAATGGGCGTTTGCACCAGCAACCCAGCTTCAGCCGAATTGAAATCATGGCAGAGTATATCCAGCAAAGCCTAGATAATATGGGACATACAGGGCAATACCATGTGGTTGCGATTTCTCTTGGTGCCATGGCGGCGATCGAATGGGCATACAGCTACCCGCACAATATCGCCAGTTGCACTTTAATCAATACCAGCCTGCGCAACTACAACCCCTACTCCCAACGCCTTCGCTATCAAAACTGGCCGAATATTGTGAAATTGCTTTTCATGCCAGCCATTGCGCGGGAACAAATCATTCTCCAGCTTACGAGCCAAAACCCGCCAACTAACACGCTGGCACAATGGCAACACTATGCACAGCAGTACCCCATCACGGCATGTAATGCCGCGCGGCAACTCTTGGCTGCCACTCGTTATCAAGCGAAAAATGCTGCGCCGCCCGTGCCGCTATTGCTACTCAATGGCCAGCAAGATCGCTTGGTTAGCCCCGAGTGTAGTGTTGCTATTGCGCGTGCTTGGCAAGTACCGCTGCGCACTCACCCTGAAGCTGGGCATGATTTAAGCCTCGATGCGCCCGATTGGGTAATTGCACAGATTAAAGACGTCTTCTTCAAGAAAACTGAACCCATTTGA
- a CDS encoding NAD(P)H-dependent oxidoreductase — translation MKVLAICGSLREKSTNKGMLRCAQANAPEGMQIDIADLSQIPFYNADITDPPASVQQLLAQMAAADAFIFGGPEYNYSISPALKNAIDWGSRAPNNAIFGGKAVALMGSGGGMGTSRAQYHLRQVCVFVDLHPLNKPEVFANAFTGSFDADGNVVDDKLKENIKAQLVALAAWSRKISN, via the coding sequence ATGAAGGTACTTGCCATTTGCGGTAGTTTGCGTGAAAAATCAACCAACAAGGGCATGCTGCGTTGCGCGCAAGCCAATGCGCCTGAAGGTATGCAAATCGACATCGCGGATTTATCACAAATCCCGTTTTATAACGCTGACATCACCGATCCACCTGCAAGCGTGCAGCAATTACTAGCCCAAATGGCCGCAGCCGATGCGTTTATTTTTGGTGGCCCGGAATACAATTATTCGATTTCTCCTGCACTGAAAAACGCGATTGATTGGGGTTCACGCGCCCCCAACAATGCGATTTTTGGCGGCAAAGCAGTCGCGCTCATGGGCTCTGGTGGTGGCATGGGCACATCGCGTGCGCAGTATCATTTGCGCCAAGTCTGCGTCTTTGTCGACTTGCACCCGCTGAATAAGCCCGAAGTGTTTGCCAACGCATTCACGGGCAGTTTTGATGCCGATGGCAATGTCGTCGACGATAAGCTGAAAGAAAACATCAAAGCGCAGCTTGTAGCACTCGCCGCGTGGTCGAGAAAAATCAGCAATTAA